GACGCCCGCTTCGCGCGGTGGCTGGAGGCCGACCGTGACCGGGGCTTCTCGCTGTCCACGCCGCCGCTGGTCCGCCTGGCGCTGCTGCGCACGGGAGACGCGGCGTACCGCTTCGTCTTCAGCCACCACCACCTGCTGCTCGATGGGTGGTCGGTGCCCATCGTCGTCCGTCAGGTCTTCGCGCTCTATGACCAGCTCACCCGGGGGGTGGAGCCTCGGGTGGAGCCGTCGCGGCCCTACCGCGACTACATCGCCTGGCTCCAAGGGCGAGGCCTGGAGGAGTCCGAGCGGTTCTGGCGCCACGCGCTCGAGGGGTTCTCCGAGCCCACGGAGCTGGGGCGCTCTCCGGGACATCCGGCGGACGCGGGCCGGCGGTCGCGGCAGGTCCACCTGTCGGAGGCCTCCACCGAGGCGCTGAATGCGTTCGCGCGCCAGCACGGGCTCACGGTCAACACGGTGGTGCAGGGGGCCTGGGCGCTCCTGTTGGGTCACCACGCGGGCACGCGCGACGTCGTCTTCGGCACCACGGTGTCGGGCCGGCCGCCGGAGCTGCCCGGCGTGGAGCAGATGGTGGGCCTGTTCATCAACACGCTGCCGGTGCGCGTGCGGCTGACTCCGGACGAGCCGCTGGTGGAGTGGTTGCGGCGCAACCAGACGTGGCTGATGGAGATGCGGCAGCACGAGCACTCGCCCCTGGTGAAGGTCCAGCGCTGGAGCGAGGTGCCCGCGGGCACACCGCTCTTCGAGAGCCTGATGATCTTCGAGAACTACCCGGTGGACGCGGCGTTGGCCACGTCGCTGCCCGCGTTGGAGGTGCGCGACACGCGCTCGTTGGAGGTGGACCACCATCCGCTGACGCTCATCTCCTCGCCGGGACGCGAGCTGCCGCTGCACCTGTCGTATGACGGCACGCGCTTCGGCGGGGCGCATGTCGAGGGAATGCTGCGGCAACTGCGCCACCTGCTGGAGTCCATGGTGGCCCGGCCCGGGTCGCGGCTGGGCGAGTTGTCCCTGGTGGACGACACCGCGCGGGGGCTGCTGCGGGAGTGGAGCGGGGCGGACGTCCGCGCGTACGCGCCGGAGTTGTTGCACGGCTCCTTCGAGCGGTGGGCCCGGACGGCGCCGGAGGCGGAGGCGATCCGCTTCGCCGGGGAGCGGCTCTCCTATGGCGAGCTGGACACGCGAGCGAACCAGCTCGCGCACCATTTGAGGGGACAGGGGGTGGGCGCGGAGGCCCGGGTGGTGGTGTGCCTGGAGCGCTCGCCGGAACTCATCATCGCGATGCTCGGGGTGCTCAAGGCGGGCGGGGCCTATGTGCCCCTGGATCCCGCCTGGCCGGCGGCGCGGCTACGCTCCATCTTCGAGGACAGTGGCGCCGTGCTGGTGCTCGCCCAGGAGCGCACGGCGGGGTGGCTGGAGGGGACGGGCGCCCGGCGGGTGCTGCTGGACACGGAGCGCGAGCGCCTCGCGCGCGAGCCCCGGACGACTCCGGCCGTGGCGCTGGAGCCGGGCCAGCTGGCCTATGTCATCTACACCTCGGGCTCCACGGGCAAACCCAAGGGCGTGCTGGTGGAGCACCAGAGCGCGAGCAACACGGTGAAGGGCACGCGCTGGGCGTGGGCAATTGGTCCGGACAAGCGGGTGCTCCAGTTCGCCTCGGCGAGCTTCGACGTGTCGGTGTTCGAGATCTACGGCGCGCTGAGCGACGGGGCGTGTCTGGTGATGGCGCCGCGCGAGGCGTTGATGCCGGGAGCGGACCTGCTGCGGGTGCTGCGCGAGGAGCGGGTGACGACGGCGGTGCTCACGCCCTCGGTGTTGGAGGTGACGCCCGTGGAGGCGTTGCCCGCCCTGGAGTCGATGATGGTGGCGGGCGAGGCGTGTGGACCCCGCCTTCCCGCGCGCTGGGGCGTGGGGCGGCGGTTCGTCAACGCGTACGGACCGACGGAGGTCTCCATCTACGCGACGGCCGCCGAGTGCCCGCCGGGCTCGCCCGTGGTGCCCATTGGACGGCCGCTCGCGGGAGCGACGGCGTACGTGCTCGACGCGGAGCTGAAGCCCGTGGCCCCGGGGGTGCGCGGAGAGCTGTACATCGGGGGCGCGGGCGTGACGCGGGGCTATCTCGGACGTCCGGAGCTGACGGCCGAGCGCTTCATCCCGGATCCCTTCGGCGCGGCCCCGGGCGCGCGCCTGTACCGCACGGGCGACGTGGTGCGATGGCTGCCGGATGGCCAGCTGGAGTTCTTCGGACGCTCCGATGATCAGGTGAAGCTGCGCGGGTTCCGCATCGAGCTGGGGGAGGTGGCGGCGGTGCTGAGGGAGCAGCCGCGCGTGCGCGACGCGGTGGCGCTGGTGCGTCAGTACGGGCCGGGAGATCAACGGCTGGTGGCCTACGTGGTGCCTGAGGCGGAGGGGCCAGCGCCTTCCGCGCGCGAGTGGCGCGAGCGGCTGCGCGAGCGGTTGCCGGAGTACATGATTCCCGGGGCCTTCGTGGTCCTGGACGCGCTGCCCTACACGACGAGCGGCAAGCTGGATCGCCGGGCGCTGCCCGCGCCGGAGCGAGCCCGGGACACGGCCGCGACGCCGAGCGTCGCCCCGCGCACGCCCGTGGAGCAGTCCCTGGCCGAGGTGTGGGCCCGGGTGCTCGGGCACGAGCACGTGGGCATCCACGATGACTTCTTCGAGCTGGGAGGTGACTCCATCCTCGCCATCCAGATCATCTCGCGGGCGGCGCAGGCGGGTCTGCACGTCACGGCCCGGCAGCTCTTCTCCCATCCGACGGTGGCCCGGCTCGCGGCGGTGGCGGGCTCGACGCCCGGAGTGGTGGCCGAGCAATCCCTGGTGACGGGCCCGGTGGTGCTCACGCCCATCCAGCACTGGTTCCTCGAGCAGGAGTCGCCGGAGCCGCATCATTATAATCAGGCGCTGCTCTTCTCCCTGGGCGAGCCCATGGACGTGGGGCTGCTGGAGCGGGCCCTCCAGCACCTGTACCTGCACCATGACGCGCTGCGGATGCGCTTCACGCGGGACGGCGGGGGCTGGCGCCAGGAGAACGCGGGCGGTGAGGGCCGGTTCCCGTTGGAGCGGGTGGACCTGTCCGGAGTCGCGCCGGGTGAGCGCGGCGCGGCCCTGGAGGCCCATGCCACGCGGGCGCAGGTGTCGTTGGACCTGGCGGGTGGGAGCGTCGCGCGCGCGGTGCTGTTCGACCTGGGGGGGGGCGAGCCGGGGCGGTTGCTGCTGGTCATCCACCACCTCGTGGTGGACGGTGTGTCGTGGCGGGTGTTGCTGACGGACCTGCTCACCGCCTGGCACCAGCTTCGCGAGGGACGTGCCGTCCAACTGCCTCCGAAGACGACGTCCTTCCGGCAGTGGGCGGAACGGTTGGAGGCCTGGGCGGGGACTCGCGCCGCGCGCGAGGAGGCCGGCTACTGGTTGGGACTGCGGTGGGAGCGGGTCGCGCGCCTGCCGGTGGATCTGCCGGGAGGCGATGACACGGTGGCGTCCTCGCGCCAGGTGGGCATGGAGCTCGACGCCGAGGAGACGCGGGCGTTGCTCCACGAGGTGCCGCGGGCCTGGAGGACACGCGTGGAGGAGGTGCTGCTCACCGCGCTGGCGGAGAGCTTCCGGCGGTGGACGGGCTCGCCCGTGCTGCTCGTGGACCTGGAGGGACACGGCCGCGAGGACATGCTCGAGGGCGTGGACGTGTCGCGCACCGTGGGGTGGTTCACCAGCCTCTTCCCGGTATTGCTGGAGACGGCGGACGGCGCGCCTCCGGAGGCGGGACTCGTGAGCGTCAAGGAGACGCTGCGGCGGCTGCCCCGGCGCGGCGTGGGCTTCGGCGTGTTGCGCTACCTGTCCCGCGAGCCCGGGCTGCGGGCCCTTCCCGATGCCGAGGTCTCCTTCAACTACCTGGGCCAGCTCGACCACGTGCTGCCCGAGGGCTCGCCGGTCTCGATGGACTCCGAGTCGGTGGGGCCTACCTGGTCGGGCGGAACCCGGCGCCGCCACCTGATCGATGTCGGTGCCATCGTGTCCCAGGGCCGTCTCCAGCTCTCCTGGACGTACAGCGAGACGGTGCACCAGCGCGGCACCATCGAGGCGCTCGCCCGGGACTTCCTGCGCGCGCTGCGGACGCTGATCGCCCGGTGCACACGGGAGGACGCGGGGGGCTTCACGCCGTCCGACTTCCCGCTCGCGGCGCTCGGGCACCGGGAGCTGGACTCCCTGGTGGAGCGGGTGACGCGGGGGGAGGCCCGGCTGCGGCGGAACATCGAGGACGTGTACGCGCTCTCCCCGCTCCAGCAGGGGCTGCTCTTCCACGTGTTGCGTGACACGAGCGCGGGCGTCTACCTCAACCAGATGTCCTGGGCGGTGCACGGAGAGCTGGACGTGACGGCCGTGGCCCGGGCCTGGCGGGAGACGGTGGCGCGGCATGCCCAGCTGCGCACCGCCTTCTTCTGGGATGGGCTGGAGACTCCGGTGCAGGTGGTGCTGCGCGACGTCCGGTTTTCGCTCCACTCGGAGGACTGGAGGGAGGTGCCCGCCTCGGAGCACGGGGCCCGGCTCGCGGCGTGGGTGGAAGCGGATCGGCGGCGGGGCTTCGAGCTGGAGCGGGCGCCGTTGATGCGGCTCGCCGTGCTGCGCACCGGGGAGCGGGTGTGGCACTTCGTGTGGAGCTACTCGCACCTGTTGTTGGATGGCTGGTCGGTGCCGCGGGTGATGGGCGAGGTGTTCGGCCGCTACGGCGCGCTGAGCCGGGGCGAGGTGCTCTCCCTGCCCGAGCCGCGTCCCTACCGGGACTTCATCGACTGGTTGAGGCGCAGGGACCTGGAGGCGGCGGAGGCGTTCTGGCGCCGGTCGCTCGCGGGCTTCACCTCGCCCACACGGGTGGGAGCGGATCGCGGCGCCCCGCCGGAGGGAGGCCCGGTGCGCCGGGAGTGGCACGTGCGGCTGGAGCCCGAGGCCGCCGCGGCGTTCCGGGCCTTCTCGCGCCGCCAGCAGGTGACGCTGGGCACGTGCATCCAGGGGGCCTGGGCACTGTTGCTGCGCCACCACGCGGGAGAGGACGACGTGGTCTTCGGCTGCACGATGTCGGGTCGTCCCGCGTCCTTGCCGGGCGTGGAGGAAATGGTGGGGTTGTTCATCAACACCTTGCCCGTGCGCGTGCGGGTGCCGCGAGGCAAGGCCGTGGGGGAGTGGCTGCGCGAGCTCCAGGCGTGGCTCGTGGAGATGCGGCAGTACGACTACACGCCGCTGGTGGAGGTCCATCGCTGGGGGGAGGTGCCGCAGGGCACGCCGCTCTTCGAGACGCTGGCCGTCGTGGAGAACTACCCGATGGACGCCGCCGCCGGAGCACAGGCGGCGCTGGAGATCCGCGACGTGAGGGGCCACGAGCTGGACACCTTCCCGCTGACGCTCATCGCGGAGACGAACGAGGAGGTGAGGCTGCACCTCTTCCATGACGAGCGCCGCATCGACGGGGCGGACGCGGAGCGGATGCTGGGGCACCTGCTGACGCTGCTCGCCCGCATGGTGGAGGACGCCGGGCGCCCGGTGGTGGAACTGTCTCCGCTGGACGAGGCGGAGCGCGGCCGGGTGCTGCGGGAGTGGAACGCGACGGCGGTGGCGCGCGGGGGAAGCGAGGGGCTCGCGGCGTTGTTCGAGGCGCGGGTGCGGCGGGCACCGGAGGCGCTGGCGGTGGTGATGGGGGCCGAGCGGCTCACCTATGGCGAGTTGGACTCGCGGGCCAACCAGGTGGCGCACCGGTTGCGCCGGCTGGGGGTGGGCCCGGACGTGTGCGTGGGCCTGTGCGTGGAGCGCTCGCTGGAGCTGGTGGTGGGGCTCTGGGGCATCCTCAAGGCGGGCGGCGCGTACGTGCCGTTGGATCCGGCGTATCCACCCGAGCGGCTGCGCTACATGGTGGCGGACTCGGGGGCGGGCGTGGTGGTGACGGCGGGCGAGGTGGCCCAGGGGCTCGTGGGGCCGGGAGTCCGGCTGCTGCGGCTGGACGCGGAGGCCCCGGAGGCCTGGCCGGAGACTCCCGTCGTGGGAGGCGCGGGAGCGGAGCACCTCGCCTACGCCATCTACACGTCGGGCAGCACGGGCCAGCCCCGGGCGGTGATGGTGCGCCAGGGCGCGGTGGTCAACCTCATCGAGGCGCTGCACCGCGAGGTGTACGCATCACTGGAGCCGGCGCGGCGCGTGAGCGTCAACGGCTCGGTGTCCTTCGACACGTCGGTGAAGCAGCTCTTCCAACTGTTGAAGGGCCACGTGCTGGACCTGACGCCGGAGGAGGTGCGCTTCGACGGTGAGGCGCTGCGCGAGTACCTGGAGCGGCAGCGGATAGATGTCTTCGACTGCACGCCCTCCCAGCTCCTGTTGCTGGTGGAGACGGGCTGGCTGGAGGAGACCTCGCGCGGGCTCACGCTGTTGATTGGCGGCGAGGCCATCTCCGAGGCGCTGTGGCGGCGGCTGGGCGCCGCGCGGCGGGTGCGGGCCTTCAACGTCTACGGACCCACCGAGTGCACGGTGGACGCGACGGTGTGCCTCATCGGGGGAGCGCACGAGCGCCCCGTGTTGGGACGGCCCATCGACAACGTGCGGCTGTACGTCCTGGATGGGCACGGACGGCCGGTGGGCGTGGGGGTGGCGGGAGAGCTGTACATCGGGGGCGCGGGGCTGGCGCGTGGCTATCTCGGCCGTCCGGACGTGACGGCGGAGCGCTTCGTGCCGGATGGCTTCGGGAGCGAACCCGGAGCCCGGCTGTACCGGACGGGAGACCGGGCCCGGTGGCGGGTGGATGGGACGGTGGAGTTCCTCGGGCGCGTGGACTTCCAGGTGAAGCTGCGCGGCTACCGCATCGAGCTGGGCGAGGTGGAAGCGGTGCTGCGGGAGCAGCCGGACGTGCGGGACGCGGTCGCCGTCGTGCGCGAGTACGGGCCGGGGGATCAGCGGCTGGTGGCCTACGTGGTGGCGGGGGCCGGGGTGGATGGTGCCGCGCTCCGTTCCGTCCTCGTGGCTCGGCTGCCCGAGGCCTGGGTGCCCGCGGCCGTCATGAGCCTGCCTTCCTTCCCGCTCACGCCGAGTGGCAAGGTGGATCGCCAGGCGCTGCCGTTGCCCGGAGGGCTCTCGCGGAGCGAGGGCTTCGTCCCGCCGCGGACGGACACCGAGCGGCGGCTCGCGGAGCTGTGGGCCGCGACGCTGGGCGTGGAGCGCGTGGGGGCGACGGATTCCTTCTTCGAGCTGGGCGGACACTCGCTGCTGGCCACGCGGCTCGTGTCCCGTATCCGGAGCACGTTCGCGGTGGAGTTGCCGCTGCGCGCCGTCTTCGACTCGCCCCTGCTGGAGGCACTGGCCCGGCGGGTGGAGGCGTCTCCCCGGAGGGCGGCGCGGCTGCCGGCACCACCTCTCCTGGTTCGGCGTCCCGAGGGGGAGGTGCCGCTGAGCTTCGCGCAGCAGCGGCTGTGGTTCCTGGATCGGCTCCAGCCCGGGCGCGCGACCTACAACATCCCGTACGCGGTGCGGCTGACGGGGACGTTGGATCTCCCGGCATTGGAGCGGGGGCTGACGGCGATCCTCCAGCGGCACGAGGTGCTGCGCACGACGTTCGGTGAGGTGGAAGGACGGCCGGTGGCGCGCGTGGAGGAGCGGGGGGCGGTGTCGCTCGGGCGGGTGGACCTCTCGGGGCTGCCGGAGGAGGCGCGCGAGGCGGAGGTGCACCGACTGGCGGAGCGCGAGGCCCGCGAGCCGTTCTC
The DNA window shown above is from Cystobacter fuscus DSM 2262 and carries:
- a CDS encoding non-ribosomal peptide synthase/polyketide synthase, whose translation is MSDNLEDLYPLSPLQQGLLFHVLQSPGTGLYLNQLSCELRGPQEISTFIAAWRQVTEAYPILRTALVWDDVDEPLQVVLREVELPLVREDWRGVPPAELEARLATWLEEDRRRGFELGTPPLMRLALLRTGDTTYRFVFSHHHILLDGWSVPLLIRQVFVVYESLARGHSPRVEPSRPYRDYIEWIQSRGLEESERFWRRSLAGFFEPNELGRGFPETGDGARPGRATRKRYLSAAATEALSAFARQHGLTVNTVVQGAWAILVGHYSGREDVVFGTTVSGRPPELPGVEQMVGLFINTLPVRVRLTPDEPLVDWLSALQAWLLEMRQHEHSPLVKVQRWSEVPAGTPLFETLLVFENYPVDAALSTPLPSLEVRDVRSVETDHHPLTLVAVPGRELRLELSHEGARFDGAYVEQMLARLGHLLESMAARPGQRLRELSPVDGVEARRLREWGTPGAEVPRPEALHRLFEQQVARTPDAEALVFGSQRLTYAELEARANQLAHHLLGQGVTAESRVVVCLERSPELIIAMFGVLKAGGAYVPLDPSWPAARLQSIREDSGAVLVLAQERTAAWLEGTGARKVLLDVERETLAREPRSAPAVAVEPGQLAYIIYTSGSTGRPKGVLVEHRGVRNTIASAARWWSAQPGKRFLQFASASFDASAFDIFSTLLSGATLVMAPRESILPGAGLLRLLREERVTGAMLTPSVLEATPVEVLPELESLLVAGEACSPRLPARWGPGRRFGNVYGPTEVSICCTIAECSPDAPVTPLGPPLAGTTAYVLDARLRPVAPGVRGELYVGGAGVTRGYLGRPELTAERYLPDPFSGEAGARLYRTGDVVRWMPDGQLEFLGRADQQVKLRGFRIELGEIETALRALESVGEAVVVLRPGPQEGSRLVGYVVAAAGTPAPSGRDLRERLRERLPEYMVPSDIVVLEALPLTTSGKVDRRALPEPERTRDVALAYEPPRTPVERTLAEVWAQVLGHERVGIHDEFFELGGDSILAIQIISRAAQAGVHVTARQLFAHPTVARLAAVAGSAPVVVAEQGRVTGPVVLTPIQHWFLEQEPLAPHHYNQALLFSLREPLDAGLLEQALQHLRLHHDALRLRFTRDGGGWRQENGGPEGRLSLERVELSGREPGERLAALEAHAARVQSSLSLEEGTLARAVLYDLGAGEPGRLLLTVHHLAVDGVSWRVLLTDLLTAWSQLRAGGPVSLPPKTTSFQQWAERLEAYAQTEAVQGQAAYWLGLPWERVSRLPVDVPGGEDTVGTSRVVRVELGAEETRALLQEVPRAWRARVEEVLLTALAETFRGWTGAPALLVDLEGHGREDVLEGVDVSRTVGWFTSLYPVVLEAGDGRVPESGLKAVKEALRRVPQRGLGFGLLRYLSHEGEVAARLRALPQAEVAFNYLGQLDTVLPPESPLALVSDFVGPTQDPRARRSHRLVVNAIISGGCLQVSWTYGERVFRSETVESLSRGFLASLRALLGRCAAEDGASVLTPSDFPLAPLGQSALDVLVTRVALEGARGRRNLEDLYPLSPLQQGMLFHVLQAAGGGVYFNQLATELRGTLDLSAFTRAWRQVVEAHPILRTAIFWEGVDVPLQGVFREVELPLVQEDWRGVPAAEQDARFARWLEADRDRGFSLSTPPLVRLALLRTGDAAYRFVFSHHHLLLDGWSVPIVVRQVFALYDQLTRGVEPRVEPSRPYRDYIAWLQGRGLEESERFWRHALEGFSEPTELGRSPGHPADAGRRSRQVHLSEASTEALNAFARQHGLTVNTVVQGAWALLLGHHAGTRDVVFGTTVSGRPPELPGVEQMVGLFINTLPVRVRLTPDEPLVEWLRRNQTWLMEMRQHEHSPLVKVQRWSEVPAGTPLFESLMIFENYPVDAALATSLPALEVRDTRSLEVDHHPLTLISSPGRELPLHLSYDGTRFGGAHVEGMLRQLRHLLESMVARPGSRLGELSLVDDTARGLLREWSGADVRAYAPELLHGSFERWARTAPEAEAIRFAGERLSYGELDTRANQLAHHLRGQGVGAEARVVVCLERSPELIIAMLGVLKAGGAYVPLDPAWPAARLRSIFEDSGAVLVLAQERTAGWLEGTGARRVLLDTERERLAREPRTTPAVALEPGQLAYVIYTSGSTGKPKGVLVEHQSASNTVKGTRWAWAIGPDKRVLQFASASFDVSVFEIYGALSDGACLVMAPREALMPGADLLRVLREERVTTAVLTPSVLEVTPVEALPALESMMVAGEACGPRLPARWGVGRRFVNAYGPTEVSIYATAAECPPGSPVVPIGRPLAGATAYVLDAELKPVAPGVRGELYIGGAGVTRGYLGRPELTAERFIPDPFGAAPGARLYRTGDVVRWLPDGQLEFFGRSDDQVKLRGFRIELGEVAAVLREQPRVRDAVALVRQYGPGDQRLVAYVVPEAEGPAPSAREWRERLRERLPEYMIPGAFVVLDALPYTTSGKLDRRALPAPERARDTAATPSVAPRTPVEQSLAEVWARVLGHEHVGIHDDFFELGGDSILAIQIISRAAQAGLHVTARQLFSHPTVARLAAVAGSTPGVVAEQSLVTGPVVLTPIQHWFLEQESPEPHHYNQALLFSLGEPMDVGLLERALQHLYLHHDALRMRFTRDGGGWRQENAGGEGRFPLERVDLSGVAPGERGAALEAHATRAQVSLDLAGGSVARAVLFDLGGGEPGRLLLVIHHLVVDGVSWRVLLTDLLTAWHQLREGRAVQLPPKTTSFRQWAERLEAWAGTRAAREEAGYWLGLRWERVARLPVDLPGGDDTVASSRQVGMELDAEETRALLHEVPRAWRTRVEEVLLTALAESFRRWTGSPVLLVDLEGHGREDMLEGVDVSRTVGWFTSLFPVLLETADGAPPEAGLVSVKETLRRLPRRGVGFGVLRYLSREPGLRALPDAEVSFNYLGQLDHVLPEGSPVSMDSESVGPTWSGGTRRRHLIDVGAIVSQGRLQLSWTYSETVHQRGTIEALARDFLRALRTLIARCTREDAGGFTPSDFPLAALGHRELDSLVERVTRGEARLRRNIEDVYALSPLQQGLLFHVLRDTSAGVYLNQMSWAVHGELDVTAVARAWRETVARHAQLRTAFFWDGLETPVQVVLRDVRFSLHSEDWREVPASEHGARLAAWVEADRRRGFELERAPLMRLAVLRTGERVWHFVWSYSHLLLDGWSVPRVMGEVFGRYGALSRGEVLSLPEPRPYRDFIDWLRRRDLEAAEAFWRRSLAGFTSPTRVGADRGAPPEGGPVRREWHVRLEPEAAAAFRAFSRRQQVTLGTCIQGAWALLLRHHAGEDDVVFGCTMSGRPASLPGVEEMVGLFINTLPVRVRVPRGKAVGEWLRELQAWLVEMRQYDYTPLVEVHRWGEVPQGTPLFETLAVVENYPMDAAAGAQAALEIRDVRGHELDTFPLTLIAETNEEVRLHLFHDERRIDGADAERMLGHLLTLLARMVEDAGRPVVELSPLDEAERGRVLREWNATAVARGGSEGLAALFEARVRRAPEALAVVMGAERLTYGELDSRANQVAHRLRRLGVGPDVCVGLCVERSLELVVGLWGILKAGGAYVPLDPAYPPERLRYMVADSGAGVVVTAGEVAQGLVGPGVRLLRLDAEAPEAWPETPVVGGAGAEHLAYAIYTSGSTGQPRAVMVRQGAVVNLIEALHREVYASLEPARRVSVNGSVSFDTSVKQLFQLLKGHVLDLTPEEVRFDGEALREYLERQRIDVFDCTPSQLLLLVETGWLEETSRGLTLLIGGEAISEALWRRLGAARRVRAFNVYGPTECTVDATVCLIGGAHERPVLGRPIDNVRLYVLDGHGRPVGVGVAGELYIGGAGLARGYLGRPDVTAERFVPDGFGSEPGARLYRTGDRARWRVDGTVEFLGRVDFQVKLRGYRIELGEVEAVLREQPDVRDAVAVVREYGPGDQRLVAYVVAGAGVDGAALRSVLVARLPEAWVPAAVMSLPSFPLTPSGKVDRQALPLPGGLSRSEGFVPPRTDTERRLAELWAATLGVERVGATDSFFELGGHSLLATRLVSRIRSTFAVELPLRAVFDSPLLEALARRVEASPRRAARLPAPPLLVRRPEGEVPLSFAQQRLWFLDRLQPGRATYNIPYAVRLTGTLDLPALERGLTAILQRHEVLRTTFGEVEGRPVARVEERGAVSLGRVDLSGLPEEAREAEVHRLAEREAREPFSLARGPLWRTTLLRLAPDEHVLLMTMHHIVTDGWSMGVFVRELAALYGAASRGEPGPLAELPVQYADYARWQREWLQGEVLEAQLAYWREHLAGSPPVLNLPLDRPRPARPESRAGAHTFVVPEAVVEPLRALGRREGCSLFMVLLGGFQVLLGRWSGQEDIVVGSPVAGRTRAEVEGLIGFFVNTLVLRTRVGGAPTFREVLARVREVALGAYAHQDVPFEKLVEELRPVRDVRHTPLFQVMFSLQNQPRERLELPGLTLTALEAVAGGAKFDLSLFFEEDAAGGLRGLFDYDASLFEEGTVARWASELVELLEAVARQPEVSLPRLLGEVPMPTRRPTPLLAQPPHASPGYVRPEEPVALELAGLWRELLQVERVGLHDNFFELGGHSLLATQLVARVRQRLGVELPLRVLFEAPDLGALAERIQSRVGVPGADEGNRVTLQAEGTGTPFFWVHPVGGNVLCYAELARRLGTGRPFHALRATGLDGREAPLTRVEDMARRYVEQVRAVQAEGPYLLGGWSLGGTVAFEMARELRRQGQEVELLVLLDSFAPSESPVPEGDEALLFAGFAADLARSAGHESSLTPESFENLSTEERLRALWSHAVEARWLPVGTRLEEVRAVVEVVRANLQAVSRYTPEPSAGRVVLLRARDARRGAARDPTHGWGGLVPSGLTVEDVPGDHHGVLRPPHVDHLAEHLERLLR